A genomic region of Pelodiscus sinensis isolate JC-2024 chromosome 1, ASM4963464v1, whole genome shotgun sequence contains the following coding sequences:
- the SMDT1 gene encoding essential MCU regulator, mitochondrial → MAGLAGRLLAAAAGSRGRAGPAGLRSGPAVTVVPWRGEIATRSGAILPKPVKMPFGLLRVFTIVIPFLYVGTQISKNFAALLEEHDIFVPEDDDDDD, encoded by the exons ATGGCGGGTTTGGCAGGACGCTTGTTGGCGGCAGCGGCCGGTtcccgggggcgggcggggcccgcCGGGCTCCGCAGCGGCCCCGCGGTGACCGTTGTACCCTGGCGGGGCGAGATCGCCACCCGTAGCGGCGCCATTTTGCCCAAGCCGGTCAAA ATGCCCTTTGGCCTTCTACGAGTATTTACCattgtgatccctttcctgtacGTCGGGACTCAGATCAGTAAGAATTTTGCAGCCTTGCTCGAGGAACATGATATCTTTGTCCcagaggatgatgatgatgatgattaa
- the PHETA2 gene encoding sesquipedalian-2 produces MKLNERSVAHYATCDSPADHAGFLHKRVERHHHHHHHHTTSYHRRWFILKGNLLFYFEDRDSRDPLGLVVLEGCTVELCEAAEEFAFAIRFDDAGAKAYVLVADSQATMEAWVKALSRASFDYMRLVVRELEKQLEDARKSLAACRKSPRKLSSGRKRHLSNPAMAPVQEQPPILENGYSTWGCGYIPAGASCSDHNGGCSKPPPLPPRRRLAAGSGCGAPAFGLALTGQESPVSPETVCFSKLHNWYGQEIAELRREWMESQRSKEL; encoded by the coding sequence ATGAAGCTGAACGAGCGAAGTGTGGCACATTACGCCACATGTGACTCTCCGGCAGACCATGCTGGCTTCCTTCACAAGCGCGTCGAgcggcaccaccaccaccaccatcaccataCCACTTCCTACCACCGGCGCTGGTTCATTCTCAAGGGCAACCTGCTGTTCTATTTTGAAGATCGTGACAGTCGGGACCCCCTGGGGCTTGTTGTGCTGGAGGGCTGCACCGTGGAGCTGTGCGAGGCTGCTGAGGAGTTTGCCTTTGCCATCCGCTTCGATGATGCCGGTGCCAAGGCCTACGTGCTGGTGGCTGACAGCCAGGCCACCATGGAGGCCTGGGTGAAGGCATTGTCACGAGCCAGCTTTGATTACATGCGTTTGGTGGTGAGAGAGCTGGAAAAACAGCTGGAGGATGCTCGTAAGAGCTTGGCTGCCTGCCGCAAATCTCCAAGGAAGTTGTCATCTGGCAGAAAAAGGCATTTGTCCAATCCTGCTATGGCGCCCGTCCAGGAACAACCTCCCATCTTGGAGAACGGTTATTCTACATGGGGCTGTGGTTACATCCCTGCAGGGGCATCCTGCTCTGACCACAACGGGGGGTGTTCCAAGCCTCCACCTTTGCCTCCTCGCCGGCGCTTGGCAGCTGGCAGTGGATGTGGAGCACCCGCCTTTGGCCTTGCTCTGACTGGGCAGGAAAGCCCTGTGTCTCCGGAGACAGTGTGTTTTTCCAAGCTACACAACTGGTATGGTCAGGAGATAGCAGAGCTAAGGAGGGAGTGGATGGAAAGCCAGAGGAGCAAGGAACTGTGA